TCGCCGACCACCTGCCCGCGACCGGAGCCGTCGCGGCCGAGGCCGCCGTCACCGGCTACGCCACGGCCTACTGGTGGGGGGCAGGGTTCTTCGCCGTCGGCGCGGTGGTCGCGGCCCTGCTGTTCCGTCGCCGCGTCCCGCAGTCGGACGACGTCGACGCCTCGGCCTCGCCGGCCGTCGACACGCCGGTCCCCGTGCACTGACGCGACCCCCTCGCGCAGACGACCCGCGCCTCCTCAGCCCTCGGGGCCGGGGAGGCGCGGGTCGTCTGAGCGACGGACGTCGCGTCGGTCAGGACGCGGCTTCGTCCTCGTCGTAGCGGTCGACGCTGATCGTCGGGATGGACGCCGTGATGACCGAGCCGTCGGCCCGCATCAAGCCGCGCAGGTCGCTCGTCGTGGGGACGCGCGTCGTGATGCGCGGGCCCTGACCGTCGAGGGCGACGCGGACCGGGGCGTCGGACGACACGTGCACCTCGTCGCCGCGGACGGCCAGCGTGACGGGGCCACCCGTCTCGACCGTGAAGACGATCTCGTGCTGGGCGAGGTCGACCCGCACCCGGCTGCCCTTGACGGCCACGCGGAACGAGAGTTCTTCCCAGTCGGCCGGCAGGCGCGGGTCGAAGGTGATCGACCCGAGCCAGTCGCGCATGCCACCGTAGCCGTTGACGAGCGCGCTCCAGATGCCACCGGTCGACGCGACGTGCACGCCGTCGGAGGTGTTCTTGTGCAGGTCGGCCAGGTCGACGTACAGCGACGACAGGAAGTACTGCTGCGACAGCTGGTGGTGGCCCACCTCGGCCGCGATGATCGACTGCACGACGCCGGACAGGGTGGAGTCGCCCGTCGTCAGCGCGTCGTAGTACTCGAAGTTGCGCAGCTTCTGCTCGGGCGTGAACTCGTCGCCCTGCAGGTACAGCGCGAGCACGACGTCGGCCTGCTTCAGCACCTGGAAGCGGTAGATGACCAGCGGGTGGTAGTGCAACAGCAGCGGACGCTTGTTCGCCGGGGTGGCCTCGAGGTCCCAGAGCTCTTTGTCGAGGAACTGTGCGTCCTGCGGGTGGATGCCCCGGTGGTCGTCGTACGGGATGTGCATCGCCTCGGCCGCGAGCTGCCAGCCGGTGATCTCGTGCTCCTCGAGACCGAGTCGGGCCACCATGCGGTCGAACGCGACCGGCGCGTCGTCCTTCAAGCGGGTGACCGCCCGCACGGCCGCACGCAGGTTCGCCCGCGCCATGACGTTCGTGTAGAGGTTGTCGTCGACGACGGTCGTGTACTCGTCGGGCCCGGTGACGCCGTCGATGTGGAACCGCTGGTCGCCGTTCGAGCGCCAGAAGCCGAGGTCGGCCCAGAGGCGGGCGGTCTCGACGAGGATGTCGACGGCGCCCCGCTGCAGGAAGTCCTCGTCACCCGTCGCCTGGACGTACTGGCTGAGCGCGTGGCTGATGTCGGCGTCGATGTGGTACTGCGCCGTGCCGGCCGCGTAGTAGGCGCTCGACTCGAGCCCGTTGATGGTGCGCCACGGGAAGAGGGCACCTCGCTGGTTCAACTCGACGGCCCGGTCGCGGGCGGCGTCGAGCATGCCGAGGCGGAAGCGCAGGGCGTTGCGGGCGACGTTCGGCGACGTGTACGTCAGGAACGGCAGGACGTAGATCTCGGTGTCCCAGAAGTAGTGCCCGCCGTAGCCCGACCCCGTCACGCCCTTGGCGGCGACGCCCTGACCGTCGGTGCGGGCGGTGGCCTGGGCGAGCTGGAAGAGGTTCCACCGGACGGCCTGCTGGATCTCGGGCTGACCGGCCACCTGCACGTCGCTGCGCTGCCAGAAGTCGTCGAGCCAGGCGCGCTGGTGGGCGAAGATCTCGGACGTGGGCGTCTCGCCGGCCCGGTCGAGGGTGCGGTCGCAGCGATCGGCCAGCTCGCGCGGGGGCACGCCCCGGCTCGTGTGGTAGCTGATCGTCTTGACCAGGCGGACCCTCTGCCCGGCCTGGGCCTTGACCCGGTAGACGTGCTTGGCGATGTCGTCGTCGATCTGCGACGACTGGTCCCACTCGGCGTCGGTCTCGATGCGGTGGTCGGCGCCGACCGCGATCGTCATGCCCGAGTTCGTCGTGCGGTAGCCGAGGACGGCCCGCGTGCCGCCGTTGCGCTTGAGCACGGGCTGCAGCACGCGGTCCTCGAACGACTCGGCCTTCCGCGGGTCGAAGGCCTCGGCCGCGGCACGCATGCCGGCGTGGTACTGGTCGCCCAGGTCTTGACGGTTCAGGATCTGGCTCGAGATGAGCAGCGACGCCGACGAGTCGAGCATCGTGACCTCGTACTCGATGACGACGAGGTGTCGGTCCTCGAAGCTGACCAGGCGACGACTCGTCACGAGGACGCGCTTGCCCGAGGGGGTGCGCCAGTCGATCTCGCGGACGAGCACGCCGTCGCGGAACTCGAGACGCCGGGTGTGGCGCAGGATGTCGGCTTCGAACAGCACGAAGGGCTCGTCGTCGACGTAGAGGCGGATCACCTTGGCGTCGGGGACGTTGACGATCGTCTGGCCGACCCGGGCGAACCCGAAGGCCTCTTCGGCGTGCCGGATGGGCCACGTCTCGTGGAACCCGTTGACGAAGGTGCCGAACGAGTGGCCGCCGCGACCCTCGTCGGGGTTGCCGCGCAGGCCGAGGTAGCCGTTGCCGACCGCGAACACGGTCTCGGTGAGGCCCTCGTCGCCCTGGATGTACTCGTCCTCGACGAAGGCCCATTCGTCGACGGGGAACCGCGAGCGGTCGAGCGGGTCGGACGTGATGTGGTTCACGACTGTGCCTCCGTGGTGCCGGTGGTGCTGCTGCTGCTGGTCGAGGGGGTGCCCGGTGTCGCCTGGTCGGGGTTCGGAGCCGAGGAGGCGCGGGTTCGGTCGAGCGCCTCGACCAACGTTCCGAGGTCGTCGACCACGAGGTCGGCGCCGAAGTCGAGCAGGGTCTGCGCGCCCGTGCCGCGGTCGACCCCGAGGACGAGGCCGAAGGCACCACGGCGACCGGCTTCGACACCGGACTGCGCGTCCTCGACGACCACGCAGTCGTCGGCGGTGAGACCGAGGCGGCGGGCGCCCTCGAGGTACGTGTCGGGCGCCGGCTTGCCGGTGATGCCCTCAGCCGCGGCCACGACACCGTCGACGATCACGTCGAACCGGTCGCGGAGACCCGCGGCCTCGAGCACGGGCACGGCGTTGCGCGAGCTGGAGACCACGGCGACGCGGACTCCCTCGGCGATGGCCCGGTCGAGGAAGGCCACCGACCCCGGGTACGGCGTCACACCGTTCTCGGCGAGCTCGGCGGCGAAGGCCGCGTTCTTGCGGTTGCCGAGGCCGCAGACGGTGTCGGCCTCGGGGTCGTCGTCGGGTGACCCCTCGGGCAGGACGACGTCGCGGGCGGCGAGCATCGCCCGGACACCGTCGTAACGGGGCCGACCGTCGACGTGCTCGAAGTAGTCGGCCTCCGTGTAGGGCGCGAGGTCGTGCGCGGTGAAGTAGTCGCCGAAGAGGCGGGCCCACGCGCGCATGTGGACCTCGGCGGTCGGCGTCAGGACGCCGTCGAGGTCGAAGAGCAGGGCACTGAGGTGCGAGAGGCGCGAGGCGTCGCGAGGCATGGCGGAGGACACGGGGTGCCGATCCCTTCGAGCGTGGGGGCAGGGTGAGCGGCACCGGGGCGACGGCGGCCCGGTGCCGGTGAGGCGGGAACGATGCGGGGGTGGCACGACAGAGGTGAGCGGGGATGGTGCGAACCGCCTGCTGCGCCGTCGGGGGTGCGGCGTGAACCGCACGGCTCAAGTGTGGCACCGCTCCGCCCGCACACCTAGCCACCCGACCGGGGTGCCTAGCAGAGGTTGAATAGCAAAATACCGCCGGGCTTCCAGCGCCTGACGCAAATGACCACCCACCAACAACTTGGGGTCCTGTAGGGGTTATTCAGAGCTCATATCGATACATCGTCGTTGTCGGGCGGCGCTCGAGGCGAGGTGCGACGCGCGTGCTTATTGGCGCTGACGCCA
This genomic interval from Frigoribacterium sp. Leaf415 contains the following:
- a CDS encoding glycoside hydrolase family 65 protein codes for the protein MNHITSDPLDRSRFPVDEWAFVEDEYIQGDEGLTETVFAVGNGYLGLRGNPDEGRGGHSFGTFVNGFHETWPIRHAEEAFGFARVGQTIVNVPDAKVIRLYVDDEPFVLFEADILRHTRRLEFRDGVLVREIDWRTPSGKRVLVTSRRLVSFEDRHLVVIEYEVTMLDSSASLLISSQILNRQDLGDQYHAGMRAAAEAFDPRKAESFEDRVLQPVLKRNGGTRAVLGYRTTNSGMTIAVGADHRIETDAEWDQSSQIDDDIAKHVYRVKAQAGQRVRLVKTISYHTSRGVPPRELADRCDRTLDRAGETPTSEIFAHQRAWLDDFWQRSDVQVAGQPEIQQAVRWNLFQLAQATARTDGQGVAAKGVTGSGYGGHYFWDTEIYVLPFLTYTSPNVARNALRFRLGMLDAARDRAVELNQRGALFPWRTINGLESSAYYAAGTAQYHIDADISHALSQYVQATGDEDFLQRGAVDILVETARLWADLGFWRSNGDQRFHIDGVTGPDEYTTVVDDNLYTNVMARANLRAAVRAVTRLKDDAPVAFDRMVARLGLEEHEITGWQLAAEAMHIPYDDHRGIHPQDAQFLDKELWDLEATPANKRPLLLHYHPLVIYRFQVLKQADVVLALYLQGDEFTPEQKLRNFEYYDALTTGDSTLSGVVQSIIAAEVGHHQLSQQYFLSSLYVDLADLHKNTSDGVHVASTGGIWSALVNGYGGMRDWLGSITFDPRLPADWEELSFRVAVKGSRVRVDLAQHEIVFTVETGGPVTLAVRGDEVHVSSDAPVRVALDGQGPRITTRVPTTSDLRGLMRADGSVITASIPTISVDRYDEDEAAS
- a CDS encoding HAD family hydrolase, coding for MPRDASRLSHLSALLFDLDGVLTPTAEVHMRAWARLFGDYFTAHDLAPYTEADYFEHVDGRPRYDGVRAMLAARDVVLPEGSPDDDPEADTVCGLGNRKNAAFAAELAENGVTPYPGSVAFLDRAIAEGVRVAVVSSSRNAVPVLEAAGLRDRFDVIVDGVVAAAEGITGKPAPDTYLEGARRLGLTADDCVVVEDAQSGVEAGRRGAFGLVLGVDRGTGAQTLLDFGADLVVDDLGTLVEALDRTRASSAPNPDQATPGTPSTSSSSTTGTTEAQS